A genomic region of Capnocytophaga canimorsus contains the following coding sequences:
- a CDS encoding MmcQ/YjbR family DNA-binding protein — MNIEEVRNFCLSLKGAEEKMPFDDKTLVFSVKGKMFCATDIETFEFLNLKCDPEEAITLREKYSEVTPGYYMNKKLWNSVKTTGKITDKQMKEWILNSYHLVVAGLPKKTQKELTEE, encoded by the coding sequence ATGAATATAGAAGAAGTAAGAAACTTTTGTTTGTCGTTAAAAGGAGCAGAAGAAAAAATGCCTTTTGACGATAAAACACTGGTATTTTCGGTAAAAGGAAAAATGTTTTGTGCCACTGACATTGAAACTTTTGAGTTTCTAAACTTAAAATGCGACCCAGAAGAAGCGATAACTTTAAGAGAAAAATATAGTGAGGTTACACCAGGTTACTATATGAACAAAAAACTTTGGAACAGCGTAAAAACGACAGGAAAAATTACCGACAAACAAATGAAAGAATGGATATTAAACTCTTATCATTTAGTTGTTGCTGGACTTCCAAAGAAAACACAAAAAGAACTGACCGAAGAATAA
- a CDS encoding VOC family protein — protein sequence MKISKLSPNFEVSDIKKTVAFYAENFGFNLIMAVPETQDRIEQTFAKNKEYVYAMMQKDNVEFMFQRSDTFKNDVVFAKGQTIGATVSFYMEVEGIQEFYQDLKSKNIELTELKTTWYGMQEFYVKDLNGYILGFAEKAE from the coding sequence ATGAAAATTAGCAAACTTTCACCAAACTTTGAAGTATCCGACATCAAAAAAACGGTTGCTTTTTATGCAGAAAATTTCGGTTTTAACCTCATTATGGCAGTTCCCGAAACACAAGACAGAATTGAACAAACTTTTGCAAAAAACAAAGAATATGTTTACGCAATGATGCAAAAAGACAATGTAGAATTTATGTTTCAACGCTCAGACACATTTAAAAATGATGTTGTTTTTGCAAAAGGACAGACTATTGGAGCAACTGTTTCATTTTATATGGAAGTAGAAGGCATACAAGAATTCTATCAAGACCTGAAAAGTAAAAATATTGAATTAACCGAACTAAAAACGACTTGGTACGGAATGCAAGAGTTTTATGTAAAAGACTTAAACGGTTATATTCTTGGATTTGCGGAAAAAGCTGAATAA
- a CDS encoding DUF6597 domain-containing transcriptional factor produces the protein MKYREIKPNGFLNNFVQCFWYYETTNTALQHTILPDGYFDLIAEFENETLTTVKLTGIWTKPKDIQISKNTKFFAIRFKLLAIEYIFQKEIKSILDSIVNLPFSFWSIDKYKTDEFEKFTYEISNNLETSIKHLKQIDSRKLKLFDFVYEQKIKTVAEISNKVFWSSRQINRYFQTRFGITLKEFLNIVRCNATYEEISNGNLNPNPDYFDQAHFIKEIKKYTGVTPKELNQNKNDRFLQLSKMD, from the coding sequence ATGAAATACAGAGAAATTAAACCGAATGGATTTTTGAACAACTTTGTGCAATGTTTTTGGTATTACGAAACTACTAACACAGCATTACAACACACCATTTTACCTGACGGCTACTTTGACTTAATTGCAGAGTTTGAAAACGAAACATTGACAACTGTTAAACTCACAGGAATTTGGACAAAACCAAAAGATATACAAATCTCTAAAAACACTAAATTTTTTGCGATTAGGTTTAAACTCTTAGCCATTGAATATATCTTCCAAAAAGAGATCAAATCAATTTTAGATTCAATCGTAAATTTACCTTTTTCATTTTGGAGCATTGACAAATATAAAACTGATGAATTTGAAAAATTTACTTATGAAATCTCGAATAATTTAGAGACCTCAATAAAGCATTTAAAGCAAATTGACAGTAGAAAATTAAAACTGTTCGACTTCGTTTATGAACAAAAAATTAAAACAGTTGCCGAAATTTCAAACAAAGTTTTTTGGAGTAGCCGACAAATAAACAGGTATTTTCAAACACGATTTGGAATTACTCTAAAAGAGTTTTTAAACATTGTGCGTTGCAACGCTACATACGAAGAAATTTCAAACGGCAATCTAAATCCAAATCCTGATTATTTTGACCAAGCTCATTTCATAAAAGAAATTAAGAAATATACTGGCGTAACTCCAAAAGAATTAAACCAAAATAAAAACGACCGATTTTTACAATTATCAAAGATGGATTGA
- a CDS encoding DUF6597 domain-containing transcriptional factor, which yields MNYQTFAPHKDLSDFIKCYWTLEVPAEPNPKKQQAFVDGYVESGITDVCERMKTLSIKLIFKPKKQLIITEKLLL from the coding sequence ATGAATTACCAAACTTTTGCTCCTCATAAAGATTTATCTGATTTTATAAAATGTTATTGGACGTTGGAAGTCCCCGCAGAGCCTAATCCCAAAAAGCAACAAGCCTTTGTTGACGGATATGTTGAAAGTGGTATCACTGATGTATGCGAAAGAATGAAAACATTATCTATAAAACTGATTTTCAAACCCAAGAAACAATTAATAATAACGGAAAAGCTACTTTTATAA
- a CDS encoding VOC family protein yields the protein MKNLISIVEIPTTDFSRAVTFYKALLNIDIEEIDMDGTQMGVLLSENEGVNVSLIKDENVQPSINGTMVYFNAETDLQPILDKVEPNGGKIILPKTEISPEMGFFALFSDTEGNKIGLHSQQ from the coding sequence ATGAAGAATTTAATTTCAATAGTAGAAATTCCAACAACAGATTTTTCTCGGGCAGTAACTTTTTACAAAGCACTTTTAAATATTGATATTGAGGAAATTGATATGGACGGAACCCAAATGGGAGTGTTGTTGAGTGAAAATGAAGGTGTAAATGTCAGTTTAATAAAAGACGAAAATGTACAGCCTTCCATCAATGGTACAATGGTTTATTTCAATGCCGAAACTGACTTACAACCTATTTTAGATAAGGTGGAACCCAATGGTGGAAAAATTATATTACCCAAAACAGAAATCAGCCCCGAAATGGGATTTTTTGCTCTGTTTTCAGATACTGAGGGAAATAAAATCGGATTACATTCTCAACAATAG
- a CDS encoding AraC family transcriptional regulator: MNYQTFAPHKDLSDFIKCYWTLEVPAEPNPEKQRAIADGYIEMIFHLAEDVKSYTDEQGYTLQPRAMILGHTIKPFFFEPTGNVDTFAVKFFPYGFANIIQCPLKDLTDKVLPLHQIFDKNFSQKATLQINQATNTQQRISVIESLLFEMLSQKKISDCIVKNTIDMLFATKGNSSVSSLLKETPNYQRQLQRKFSQKIGLTPKQLGKIIRLQTALRMLLNNPTDKLYHIAYDADYYDQAHFIRDFKEFTGICPKTFWKDTSMEVASLMYAKE; this comes from the coding sequence ATGAATTACCAAACTTTTGCTCCTCATAAAGATTTATCCGATTTTATAAAATGTTATTGGACGTTGGAAGTCCCCGCAGAGCCTAATCCCGAAAAGCAACGAGCCATTGCCGATGGATATATTGAAATGATTTTTCATCTTGCTGAAGACGTAAAATCTTATACTGATGAACAAGGTTATACGCTCCAACCTCGTGCAATGATATTGGGACATACTATAAAGCCCTTTTTCTTCGAGCCTACAGGAAATGTAGATACTTTTGCTGTGAAATTTTTCCCCTACGGATTTGCTAATATTATTCAATGTCCTCTGAAAGATTTAACAGATAAAGTGTTGCCTTTACATCAGATTTTCGACAAAAATTTCTCCCAAAAAGCAACACTACAAATCAACCAAGCGACCAATACTCAACAGCGAATATCCGTCATTGAAAGTCTTCTTTTCGAGATGCTTAGCCAAAAGAAAATTTCCGATTGTATTGTAAAAAATACGATTGATATGCTCTTTGCTACAAAAGGCAATAGTTCCGTTAGTTCACTATTGAAAGAAACCCCAAACTACCAACGTCAATTACAACGTAAGTTTTCACAAAAAATCGGGCTTACTCCCAAGCAGTTAGGAAAAATCATCAGACTACAAACCGCCTTGCGAATGCTTCTTAACAATCCCACTGACAAACTTTATCATATTGCTTACGATGCCGATTACTACGACCAAGCCCATTTTATTCGTGATTTTAAAGAATTCACAGGGATTTGTCCAAAAACTTTTTGGAAAGATACCTCGATGGAAGTTGCCTCATTGATGTATGCTAAGGAATAA
- a CDS encoding DoxX family protein, whose translation MNIFQNKDLGLLILRLSVGLLMIPHGIHKLLNSGALGYIQSLLEAKGLPAFISYGVFVGEIIAPLLIVIGFRTRISALVLAATGLMILFLGYDNLFALTQHGGWVAELAGLFLFGALALAFTGGGKYALSTNNQWD comes from the coding sequence ATGAACATATTTCAAAACAAAGATTTAGGACTTTTAATTCTTCGTCTGTCCGTAGGATTGCTAATGATTCCACACGGAATTCATAAATTACTGAACTCAGGAGCGTTGGGGTACATTCAGTCGCTTTTGGAAGCCAAAGGATTACCGGCATTTATCAGCTATGGTGTTTTTGTGGGAGAAATTATTGCACCGCTACTCATCGTAATTGGTTTCCGTACACGTATCTCGGCTTTGGTATTGGCAGCCACAGGTTTAATGATTCTGTTCTTAGGATACGACAACCTTTTTGCCCTCACGCAGCACGGCGGTTGGGTAGCAGAACTTGCAGGATTGTTCCTCTTCGGAGCCTTGGCATTAGCTTTTACGGGCGGTGGAAAATACGCTCTATCCACGAATAATCAGTGGGATTAA
- a CDS encoding pirin family protein, giving the protein MKAVYHKADSRGHANHGWLNSYHTFSFAEYYNPQRMNFGVLRVLNDDTVKGGMGFGTHPHRDMEIISIPLEGDLKHGDSMGNEGIIRKGEIQVMSAGTGIMHSEMNGNQGETVKFLQIWVLPRQRGVKPRYDQINIEKDKKINDFQQILSPNPDDAGVWIHQDAWFNMANFTSGNSKTYKLNKEGNGVYVFVIKGKAKIGDQVLDQRDGYGIYDTSEFNLQALEDSQVLLMEVPMQLP; this is encoded by the coding sequence ATGAAAGCAGTTTATCATAAAGCAGACAGCAGAGGACACGCAAACCACGGATGGTTAAACAGTTATCACACTTTTAGCTTTGCAGAATATTACAATCCACAGAGAATGAACTTCGGTGTTCTTCGTGTATTAAATGACGATACCGTAAAAGGTGGAATGGGCTTCGGAACGCACCCACACCGTGATATGGAAATCATCAGTATTCCTTTGGAGGGCGACCTAAAACACGGCGATAGTATGGGTAATGAAGGTATCATCCGCAAAGGAGAAATCCAAGTGATGAGTGCCGGAACGGGAATCATGCACAGCGAAATGAACGGCAATCAAGGTGAAACTGTGAAATTCTTGCAAATTTGGGTTTTGCCTCGCCAAAGAGGAGTTAAACCTCGTTACGATCAAATCAATATCGAAAAAGATAAGAAAATCAACGATTTCCAACAAATTTTATCGCCTAACCCTGATGATGCAGGCGTATGGATTCACCAAGATGCGTGGTTCAATATGGCGAACTTTACCTCTGGAAACTCAAAAACATACAAACTAAACAAAGAAGGTAACGGAGTATATGTATTCGTTATCAAAGGGAAAGCAAAAATAGGCGACCAAGTATTAGACCAAAGAGATGGTTACGGAATTTATGATACTTCGGAATTTAATTTACAAGCTCTTGAAGATTCACAAGTTCTGTTGATGGAAGTGCCAATGCAATTGCCATAA
- a CDS encoding OsmC family protein: MKASVKATLGKTNFYTEIVAGENKIITDEPVSLGGQNKGFNPLEVLASSLASCTAATLKMYIDRKEWEVESIEIDVDIENNTTERQAVFTRKIHFNGNLDEKQIERLHKVAESCPIHKLLTNQIEIQTEIV, from the coding sequence ATGAAAGCAAGTGTAAAAGCAACATTAGGAAAAACCAATTTCTATACGGAAATTGTAGCAGGCGAAAATAAGATAATTACCGACGAACCTGTAAGTTTGGGCGGACAAAACAAGGGTTTTAATCCGCTGGAAGTATTGGCGAGTTCATTGGCAAGTTGCACGGCTGCCACTTTGAAAATGTACATAGACCGCAAGGAATGGGAAGTGGAAAGCATTGAAATAGATGTAGATATAGAAAACAACACCACCGAACGCCAAGCGGTATTTACCCGAAAAATACATTTCAATGGCAATCTGGACGAAAAACAAATCGAAAGACTGCACAAAGTAGCAGAATCTTGCCCAATACACAAGCTACTTACCAATCAGATAGAAATACAAACCGAAATCGTATAA